A region of the Sandaracinaceae bacterium genome:
CCGCCAGCACACCAGCACCCACGGGGATGGAAGCCAGGGCGAGCAGACGGAAGCTGCGGAAGAGCCCGAACAGCATGGCCCCGATGAGGAGCATGGAGAGCGTGGAGACCCGCTGGATGTCGCCCTTGATGGCGGTCGCGGCGCGCGTGGCGAAGCGGTTCAGCCCGCTCTGGTCGAGCTCGAGCGTGCCGTCGAAGGAGCGGTCCACGCGCGCGAACGCGCGCCCAATCCCCGCGATGACGGGCGCCTGCACGTCGGCGTCGAACGCCGAGCTGCGCGTGCTGAGGAACAGCACGGCGGTGCGCTGGTCGCTGGCGATGAACCGCCCGTCCCGCACGGTGAGGTCGTTGGCCGCGGAGCCGCGCAACCCCTGAAAGAGGCCCGGAACGATCTGAAACGGGTCGCGCGGCGCGACGCGGCTGAGCATGGGCGCCATGGGGCTGGCGAGGGCCGTGCGCAGCTCCACGGCCGCGCGCGTGAGCCCGGCGTCGGCGATGCGTGCCCGCGCTTGCGGTGCGTCCGGCGCCAGGAAGCCGAAGCGGCGGGGCTCGTACAGCTCGAAGAGGCCGCGCTCCACGCCCTCGGCCGGGCCGCCCTCGAGCGCCGCGATCTCGGGGGCCACCGACGTCTCCTGCCGAAGCGCGCTCTCGAAGGCGCGGCTCGCGCGCACGGCGGTGTCGGCGTCCGGTGCGCTCAGCGCGAAGATCATGGTGCGGCTGAGCTCGCTCTGAGCGATCTGATGCGAGAGCGCACCCAGCTCACGGTCGTCCGCCTCGGGCAGGAAAGCGTAGAGGTCGGTGGTCACCTCGAAGCGCAGCGCCACGAACGCGCCCAGCGCGAGCAGCACGCAGGTGCCGATCACGAGCGGGCGGTACTTGGCGATGAGCGGTGTGGGGCGCGTGGTCATGGGCACTTCAGGAGGCCTGCTCGGAGTTGCCGCGCCTCCCGGTGGCCCGCCGCGAGTCGTCGCGGATCTTGCCCACCAGCTCTTCGAGCACGTCTTCCAACGTGACGATGCCGAGCGGCTCGGCCGGCGCCTCGGCGTCTGCTTCGAGCACCACCGCGAGGTGCGCATTGGTGCGTTGCATCTGCACCATGACCTCGCGCAGCGAGTCGGTCACCCGCACCGAGGGCAGCGGGCGAACGTGGCGTGGGTCCATGGGCTTCCGACGCGCCTGCGGGTCGTTCTCGAGCAGGTCTTTGATGTGCACGTAGCCCACCAACTGGTCCCCCTGCGCGCGCAACGGAAAGCGCGAGAAGCTGTCGGCCGCGGCGGCCTCGGCCTGGGCCGGAGTGACCCCCAGCGGCAGCGTGCGGACGTGCGCCATGGGCACCAGCACCGAGCGCACGTCACGCTCCGTGAAGTTGAGCGCTCCCAGCAACAGGCGCTCGTCGTTGAGCTCGATCAGCCCTCCGTCCAGCGACTCCTCCACCAGGTCGGCCACTTCGTCGCGCGTGAACGCGCTGGTGACCTCGTGCTTGGGCTCGATGCCCACTAGGCGCAGCATCACGTTGGACACCCCGTTGAGCAGCCACAGCACGGGATAGAGCATCCATACGATGACCACCAGCAGCGGCGCCATGAGCAGCGCGGCGCGCTCGGGCTCTGCCAGGGCCAGGTTCTTGGGCACCATCTCGCCGATGATCACGTGCAGGAACGTGACCAGCGTGAGTGCCAGCGTGAACGAGATGGGGTGCAGGAACGCCGCAGGGACCCCGGCGAGCTCCATGGGCACCTCCATGAGGTGCGCGATGGCCGGCTCGCTGAGCGAGCCCAGCGCCAACGAAGCGATGGTGATGCCGAGCTGAGCCCCGGCCATCATGAGCGACACGTGCTCCATCGCATACAGCGTGACCTTGGCGGGCAGCGAGCCCCCCTCGGCGCGCGGCTCGATCTTGGTGCGACGCACGGAGATGAGGGCGAACTCGGCCGCCACGAAGAACGCGTTGAGCACCAAGAGGCCAACCGTGAGCACCAGCCCGAGCACGTCGTTCATGGCTCGTCCTCGACATCGGGCACGCCCTCGAAGGAGACCAGGCGCAAGTGGACGGCGTCCACGCGGTGCCCGTCCACCTCGGTCACGACGATTTCCACGGTGCGCGGGTCATCGCCGCCCGTGGGCTCCTCCTCGACGAGCACGGTGTCGCCCACCTCGCCCAGACGCCCCAGCTCGAACGTGACCAGCCCTCCGATGGTGTCGTAGGTGTCGCTCTCCGGGATGTGCAGCCCGGTGAGCTCGTTCACCGAGTCCACGCGCATCAGGCCAGAGAGGTCCCAGCTGCCATCGGATGCGTGCACCGGGTCTTCCTCGTAGTCGTGCTCGTCGCGCACGTCCCCGACGATCTCTTCCACCAGGTCCTCGAAGGTGACCAGCCCCACCAGCGAGCCGAACTCGTCCACCAGCAGCGCCATGTGGCGCCCGCTCGCGCGCAGGTCGTCCATGAGGTCATCGAGTGGGATGGAGTCCGGCACGAAGTTCGCCTCGGCCAGGATGGACGTGACCGGCGTGACCGCCCGCTTCTCGAAGGGGATGCGCAGCGCGGCGCGCACCTCGATGACGCCGATGATCTGGACGTCACCGCCCTGCACGCCTCCGCTGACGGGGAAGCGGGAGTGTCCAGTCTCCTTCGCCAGCGCGATGAACTCGGCGACGGTGGCCTCCATGGGCACCGAGATGAGCTGCGGGCGCGGCGTCATGGCGTCGCGGGCGTAGCGCTCGCCGAACGCCAGCGAGCGCTCCATCAGCTCGGCGGTCTCGCGCGCGAGCGTCCCTTGCTTCGCCGAGTGGCGCACCAGGGCGGTGAGCTCTTCGGCGGAGCGCGCCGAGGCCAGCTCCTCCTGCGGCTCCACACCCAGCTTGCCGAGGATGCGGTTGGCCACCCCGTTGGTGAAGCGGATGGGCCACGCCATGCCGGCGGTGAACGCGCGGTGCAAGCCTTGCACGGCGCGCGCCGTGGCCATGGGGCGCGCGATGGCCAGGTTCTTGGGGAGCAGCTCCCCGAACAGCATGGTGGTAGCCGTGGCGACCACCAGCGACACCGTGATGGAGGCCGCGCCCACGGACGCAGCAGGCACACCCAGGTG
Encoded here:
- a CDS encoding HlyC/CorC family transporter translates to MNDVLGLVLTVGLLVLNAFFVAAEFALISVRRTKIEPRAEGGSLPAKVTLYAMEHVSLMMAGAQLGITIASLALGSLSEPAIAHLMEVPMELAGVPAAFLHPISFTLALTLVTFLHVIIGEMVPKNLALAEPERAALLMAPLLVVIVWMLYPVLWLLNGVSNVMLRLVGIEPKHEVTSAFTRDEVADLVEESLDGGLIELNDERLLLGALNFTERDVRSVLVPMAHVRTLPLGVTPAQAEAAAADSFSRFPLRAQGDQLVGYVHIKDLLENDPQARRKPMDPRHVRPLPSVRVTDSLREVMVQMQRTNAHLAVVLEADAEAPAEPLGIVTLEDVLEELVGKIRDDSRRATGRRGNSEQAS
- a CDS encoding HlyC/CorC family transporter; amino-acid sequence: MTPALLLGLAGLLVVACGVFVAAEFAFITVNRASVEAAASEGDKKAEGVATALRSLSTQLSGAQLGITITNLAIGFLAEPSIAVLILPLLLHLGVPAASVGAASITVSLVVATATTMLFGELLPKNLAIARPMATARAVQGLHRAFTAGMAWPIRFTNGVANRILGKLGVEPQEELASARSAEELTALVRHSAKQGTLARETAELMERSLAFGERYARDAMTPRPQLISVPMEATVAEFIALAKETGHSRFPVSGGVQGGDVQIIGVIEVRAALRIPFEKRAVTPVTSILAEANFVPDSIPLDDLMDDLRASGRHMALLVDEFGSLVGLVTFEDLVEEIVGDVRDEHDYEEDPVHASDGSWDLSGLMRVDSVNELTGLHIPESDTYDTIGGLVTFELGRLGEVGDTVLVEEEPTGGDDPRTVEIVVTEVDGHRVDAVHLRLVSFEGVPDVEDEP